The Streptomyces rimosus genomic interval CTCGCCGGCCGTGTGCCGACGCGCTGAAGCCCACCAGCCCCCGGTGAACCGGGGGTGACGGCTGTGCGGCGTCTTGGCCGCCGCGGGGGCAACGGGGGGTGGTCGGCGGGGCGGCGCGGGAGCGGGGGCGGTACGGACGCGTCCCCGGGAAATCCGCCCCCGCTGCGCCGACCGAGTGGTGTTCATCCGAAGAACGGCGAATCGCGGACGAGGGTCCTCGTGTTCCCGGGGCGTTTACACATCATGAGGAAAGTACGCAAATCGGTCATCGGGACAAGCGCCTGTGCGGCGCTGGAACACCGCCTCCCCGCGGTGCCGTCCGAGGGCCGGGGAATGACCGCAGGACCGAGCAGAGAAGAGAGGGATCATGGCCGCCACCAAGGTCACGAGACTCTGGGCCGCTTTCGTCGTCGTCATCGTCAAGGTGCTTGCCGCGCTGGGCTTCCGTACGCCCGCCGCTGTCACCGCCACTGCCACTGCCACCACCGCCGGTCCGGTCGCCGCCCCGGCGCCGGTTCCCGCCGAGGCCGGGGACGGCTGGGCCGCCCTGCCGGCCGAGGCCGATACCGGGGAGCCGGTGGGTGAACGGGGCCGTTGGGCCGAAGACGCACGGGCCTTCGCGCCGCCCCGCATGCGGTACGGGCGCATTCTGCCGCCGACGATGAAACAGCGCATCCGGGCGGAGGCGCACGGTGCGGCGCCCAGTTCGCGCAGTGTGCCGGTTGAGTTGTCCGACGCCCCGTACACGGGGCCGGTGGGCGCGCCGCCGGCTCGTCCGGTCAGCGCGCCGCCCGCCCGTGCGGTCAGCGTGCCGCAGGCCCGCCGGCCCGAGCGCGAGCGGCAGCTCTGCCCTGCCTGAGGCCGGCTCGACGGGCTTACGTCCGCGGCCTTGTGGCGACGGCCTCCTGGGTGAGGTCGAAGTCGAGGCGGCGTTCCCGGTCGCCGGGGGCGAACGTGACCCGGTCGGCGTGCGGCGGGTAGCCGGCGGCGGTCAGGGTGTAGGCGCCGGGCGCGAGACCGGTGACGGCGAAGGAGCCGTCCGGTCCGGTGACGGTGTGGGCGGCGGGTGAGCCGTCCGGTCCCTGGAGAGTGACGACGGCGTCCGGCAGCGGGCGTCCGTGCGGGTCCCGTACGGTGCCGCGCAGAGCGGCCGGCGGGGGCATCGGCGTGGTGGCGTCGGTGGTGCCCGCGGGGTCCGCGTCCCGGGTGACCCGTTCGAACGCTCCGGTTTCCGCCTCGCTGCGGGCCAGCAGCCGCGGCGTGCCCGGCTTGGGCCGGGACGGGAGGAACGCCGCCAGGACGAGGCCGATGGCCACGGCGCCGGTGGCGATGGCGAACGAGACGCGGAAGCCGGCCATGGTCGGTACCGTCACGGCGCCCGCGGGGGCGGACAGATGGGCCAGGACCATGCCGATGACCGCGCTCGACACCGAGGTGCCGATGGAGCGCATCAGGGTGTTCAGGCCGTTGGCGGCGCTGGTCTCGGACGGGTCGACGGCGCCGACGATCAGGGCGGGCAGCGAGGAGTAGGCCAGGCCGATGCCCGCGCCGACCACGACCGAGATGATCACGGTCTGCCAGGGGGCGCTCATCAGGCCCAGGCCCGCGCCGTAGCCGATGGCGATGACGAGCATGCCGAGCATGAGGGTGGCCTTGGGGCCGCGCCGGGCCGAGATGCGCGCGTACACGGGCGCGGTGAGCATCATCGTCAGGCCGAGCGGTGCCACGCACAGGCCCGCGACGACCATCGTCTGGCCCAGCCCGTAGCCGGTGGACTTCGGGAGCTGGAGGAGCTGCGGCAGGACGAGGGAGATCGCGTAGAAGGCGACGCCGACCATGATGGACGTGAGGT includes:
- a CDS encoding DUF6344 domain-containing protein produces the protein MAATKVTRLWAAFVVVIVKVLAALGFRTPAAVTATATATTAGPVAAPAPVPAEAGDGWAALPAEADTGEPVGERGRWAEDARAFAPPRMRYGRILPPTMKQRIRAEAHGAAPSSRSVPVELSDAPYTGPVGAPPARPVSAPPARAVSVPQARRPERERQLCPA
- a CDS encoding MFS transporter translates to MPAPTEPPHDPPRDRRSAGGAVVPVLAFAGIVVAVMQTMLVPVIKDLPVLLATAPSNATWVMTATLLTGAVATPIMGRLGDLYGKRRMLLASLAFMVVGSLICGFTVDMATMLIGRALQGFAMGAIPLGIGIMRDQLPRERLGSAMALMSSSIGVGGGLALPAASLVAQQADWHALFFGAAGLGVLAMLLSVVCVPESSVRATGRFDVLGAIGLTGGLVCLLLPITKGSDWGWGSPTTLGLFGGAVALLLLWGVYELRVTAPLVDLRTTARREVLLTNLTSIMVGVAFYAISLVLPQLLQLPKSTGYGLGQTMVVAGLCVAPLGLTMMLTAPVYARISARRGPKATLMLGMLVIAIGYGAGLGLMSAPWQTVIISVVVGAGIGLAYSSLPALIVGAVDPSETSAANGLNTLMRSIGTSVSSAVIGMVLAHLSAPAGAVTVPTMAGFRVSFAIATGAVAIGLVLAAFLPSRPKPGTPRLLARSEAETGAFERVTRDADPAGTTDATTPMPPPAALRGTVRDPHGRPLPDAVVTLQGPDGSPAAHTVTGPDGSFAVTGLAPGAYTLTAAGYPPHADRVTFAPGDRERRLDFDLTQEAVATRPRT